A single window of Crassostrea angulata isolate pt1a10 chromosome 8, ASM2561291v2, whole genome shotgun sequence DNA harbors:
- the LOC128161062 gene encoding trace amine-associated receptor 6-like: MDVNVRISTQNEVENDSTSKGFTLQLWYNKTTFEITFTYVIFTIAFFGCMGNLATKVKIVYDPKYHTPTFAAIGQLALADFLSVTMQTFDNMTNSFGIRSKTLINTTAVSSFSHLCLLTIVRYLITVHPLQSRQHLTVTAVCLCSLTIWIYSSVFVAITNYTADTICWIYRQTLYLIVNFFILLIVCSIMTLLHVKKIRTLQNSLSVTEQSQRRMNIVVTVIISVFVFYRLSLIAIKIIYFFQFSAELYYHVRNLEYFYIFMTCINFSCNPYILFFSQFV, from the coding sequence ATGGATGTTAATGTGAGAATAAGTACCCAAAATGAAGTCGAAAATGACTCAACTTCAAAAGGATTTACTTTGCAACTCTGGTATAATAAAACGACTTTCGAAATAACATTTACCTATGTGATTTTTACTATTGCTTTCTTTGGATGCATGGGAAACCTTGCCACAAAAGTTAAAATCGTATACGATCCGAAATACCACACACCGACATTTGCTGCTATCGGACAGTTGGCTTTGGCAGATTTTCTATCAGTCACAATGCAAACTTTTGACAATATGACAAACAGTTTCGGAATTAGGTCGAAGACTCTAATAAACACGACTGCAGTGAGTTCTTTTTCTCATTTGTGTTTACTGACCATTGTCAGATATTTAATCACTGTTCACCCCCTACAAAGCAGACAACATCTAACTGTAACAGCGGTGTGTTTGTGTTCACTCACAATATGGATATATAGCAGTGTTTTTGTAGCTATTACAAATTATACTGCAGATACAATATGTTGGATATATAGACAGACACTTTATCTCATCGtcaattttttcatattgttaatAGTCTGTTCTATAATGACCCTTTTGCATGTTAAAAAGATAAGAACATTACAGAATTCTTTGTCTGTAACCGAGCAATCACAAAGACGAATGAATATTGTTGTCACTGTGATCATAagtgtatttgtattttatcgATTGTCTTTGATCgcaatcaaaataatatatttttttcagttttcagCTGAACTATATTATCATGTGCGCAACTtagaatatttttacattttcatgaCATGTATAAACTTTTCTTGTAATccttatatattatttttttcacaattcgTTTAG